AGTCTCCGTCGTGTGGCCGAGGATACGCTGCGCGGCGACGCGTCGGTGTCCGGCCATGTGGCGGGGAACCTGATGCTGGCAGACGCCAATGCCGCGGTGGGTGGACGAGACCTGCAAGTGGGTGCGGTGCACGTCGGCCGCTTGTTCGGCTCGGCGCGGGCAGTGGACGTGTTCAACAAGCCGGCTTTTGAGGGCGCGGCGTCGGCGGATGATGTCACGGGGATTGGGGCGGCTCGTGTTCAGTCCGCCAACTTCCGGGTCGCGGCGGCCACGCTCGACAGCGGGCAGTTGGTGCTTGACGTGAGCACGGTGGACGATGCGCATCTGGTCGTGCGTGGGGGATATGTGGCCCAGACGTCCGGCACGGCCATTTCGCTCGATTCCATTCGCCTGTCCTATGACAGCGTGACCTGGCGTGAGGCGCGGCCCGCCACCGTCCTTCTGGATTCGCTGCGTGTGGCACTTTCTCCGCTCGAGTTGCGCTCGAATGGCAAGGGCGTGCTGGCGGTGGAGGCCGACGTCCCGCGTGAGGGTGGTATTCGTGGCCTGCTTCGTCTGGAAGATTTCCCGGCTGGTGAAGTGAGCGCACTCCTGGCCGGCACACCACCCGCCAACGGTACGGTGACCGGAGAGGCCAGTCTGGGCGGGACCCGTCAGGCGCCGACCATCACGTGGAGTGTCGCGGCCACGGACCTGGGCATGGAAGGCACCGTGCTGCCGGTTGTGACCTCGCGCGGCAACTACGCCGATCAGCGTTTGCGGGCCGAGGCGCTGGTGCGCGACACGCTTGGCGGGACTCTGCGTGTCGATGGCACGCTGCCCATGGACTTGCGGCTGGTGAGTGTGGAGAAGCGTCTGCTCAGCGACGTGGTGGATGGACGGCTGGTGGCGGACAGTCTGCAGCTCGGAGCACTCGCGCTTCGCGTGGACGGTGTGCGCGGCCTGCGTGGCTCACTGAGCGGCGAGTTGGCGCTGGGGGGCACGTTCGATGCGCCGAGTGCACGTGGCACGATGCGCCTTACGGGCGGCGCCGCGACGCTGGATGCGCTGGGTATTTCGCCGCAGGACGGTGAAGCCGTGCTGCGCGCGGCAGGGGATTCGCTCATCATTGAAACCCTCCGTCTGCGCAGCGGTGGCCCGCGTGACACCGTGGGGATCGTGGGGAGTCTCCGCTTCCCGCCCAAGGATTCGGCGTTGGTGGATTTGCGGGTCACCGCCAGCAATTTCGCAGCGTCGCGTCAGCGCGATGGCACAGACCTCGATCTGTCGGCCGACGCGCGCGTGCGCGGCAAGCTGCTGCATCCGCAGGTGAGTGGCCGTGTGTATGTGCCGCGGGCCAATCTGGTCATCGACCCGTTGGGCGCGCGCACGGCACTCGATCTGTCGAGCGCCTCGGCGCGCGCGTTGCTCGGCGCCGACGAAGTGCCGGTGGCCCAGTCCGCCGCGGCATCCCTTGCTGCACTGGGCGAACTGCTCACGGTGAGCGATGCGCGTGTTGAGTTGGGCAACGATGTGTGGGTGCAAACGCCCGAAGCGCGTGTCAAGCTGAGTGGCGGACTGGACATCATGATGCGCGGACAGGAGCTCGCGCTCGACGGTGAGATTCTGGCCAATCGTGGGCAGTACCGTCTGGATCTCGGCGTGGTGAGCCGCAGCTTCACGGTCGATTCGGGACGCGTGCGCTTCTTTGCCAACTCCGACATCCCGCCGACGCTCGACATCACGGCCACCAACACCGTGCGCGTTGCGGGCAGCAACGATGTGCCCGTGCGTGTGCACATTGGTGGCAATCTCGAGGATCCGGTGCTCACGCTCACCAGCTCGGATCCGCTGTATGCCAGCGCGCCGGAGTCGGAGATCATTTCGTTGCTGATTTTCGGCGCCCCCACATTCGCGCTGGACGGTCAGAGTCAGAGCACCGTGCGTGCGGTTACGGGGGTGCTGCTACCATCGGCGGCGGGGCGCTTGGTCGAAGGCGCGTTGCAGCAGCTGCTGCCTGGCGGGTTCAACACCATTCAGGTTACGACGGCGGGTGGTCAGACGCAGGGCGAGCTCAACCCCATGACGCTGCTCGACAACCTGAGCATCTCGGCAGGCAAGCAGTTGGGTGAGCGCACCTTCCTGCGCATCAACACCGGCCTGTGTCGCGGCGCGAGCCAGGCCACGACCCGCGGGGCGTCACCCTGGATTGGTGTGGCCGCCGAGTACCGCATCACCCGCACGCTCATGGGGCAGGTGGGTGTCGACCCCGGCGCCGCGCCCTGTACCCGGCTCGGTGGCGATGTGCTGCCCCGCATGCAGTTCGGTTTCGACCTGTTCCGCGAATGGATCTGGTAGCACGCGGCGTACGCGGTCGAAAAGCGCGCCCGGCCACCACGGCTCCTCGCGCCAGGTGTCAGGAATGAGGTCCGCCGGATTCGTGTCGCCGCGCGCCACACGGCGCACGGCGCTCATGGCGGTACCGGCCATTGCGCCGAGCGTGGCAGCCCAGGTGACCAGCGTTTCGCGCTGACCATTGTCACCAAGCAGCGCCGCAAGCAATTCGTTGCGCAGCTTGAGGACAATGGGTGAGGCCACACGAATGCTGTTGAAATTTCTGTCGTAGCGCGCGCCCACGCCTTCAATGAGCGCCGCCGTGCGGGCGAAGTACACCAGCTCGCCGGGCAGCACGATGGGCCAGTTGAAGAGCTCACGCATCACACGATCGGCCAGAACGCGTGCCCGTTCGACGGTGGCTGTTTCCGAATAGGCAAGGTCGAGCAGCGTGGCCACCAGCGCCTCCATGTCGGCGGTCGACGTACCGGGCGCCACCATGCCCAGCCGCGCGAAGCCGTCGGTGGTGCCCGCCGGGTCGCGTCGCACGGCGGCAATGATGGTGTCGAAGAGCGCCTTGCGTGTGGCCACCGGCACCTCGATGACCATGCCGAAGTCGAGCAGGATGAGCCGGCCGCGTGCGTCCACCAGCAGATTGCCCGGGTGCGGGTCGGCATGAAAGACGCCGTCGCGCAGCATCATGCGCGCATAGGTCTCGATGAGCAACTCGGTCAGCGCACGGGGCGACGTATGGCGCAGCGCCTCGGTACCATCGAGCTGGTCGATGCGCACGCCGTCGAGATACTCCATGACCAGCACATGGCGTCGCGTGAGGCCGGCAATCACGCGCGGAATGCGCAGGCGCGGTTCGTCGGCAAAGCGCTCGCGCATGCGCGTCCCGTGTTCCGCCTCGCGCACGAAGTCCATTTCGCCGCCCACATTGCGGGCAAACTCGTCGAGCACGATGCGAAAGCCGCGTACGTGGTGATGCGGGAAGCGCCGATAGACGCGGTCGACGATGTATTGCGCGAGACGCACATCACGCTCGATGATGGCCTCCACACCGGGCCGCAGCACCTTGACCACCACGTCCTCGCCGGCATAGCGGGCCCGGTGCACCTGGCCGAGCGATCCGCTGGCCAGTGGCTCGGCGGAGAGGTCCTGCAGCACTGTTTCCGGCGCGCGTCCCCAGTCGCGATACAGTGTGTCGTGAATGGCCGACCAGGGCACGGGCGGCACCCGATCGGTGAGCGTGGCCAGTGCCGAGATGTACGGCTCGGGAATGAGGTCGGCGCGACTGGCAAAGACCTGCGCCAGTTTCACGAAGGCCGGCCCCAGTTCGGCCGTACTGCGTACGAGCCGTGACGCGCGACGCAGGTGAAAGGCCGCATCGCGCGGCATGGGCGCACCCCACCACAGCCAGCGCCGCCGATCGCGAATGAAGGACAGCACCAGCGGCACGACATGCCGCAGAATGACGAGCAGGCGCGGCGTATCGCGCCAGAAGGAGATCATGTCGACAAAGGCGCGGCAGGCGCCAGGAGTGCCAGGTTCTCGTCGATCTCGTGTGCACGCAGTCCGGTGAGTGGCAGCGAGGCGTTCCACAACTGCGTGGCGAGATCGTCGCGACGAGCCAGACGGGAGATGCTGAGTCGCTGGCGTGTCACCCAATAGTCACCGGTAGACGTCGCGGCGTCGGCAGCGTGCGAGAGCCAGAGCAGGGTATCGGCGCCCTGCTCTGGAGACACCGAGACCAGATTCATGATCTGGCGCTGCACACGCCCCATGGCGCCGTTGTTGGTGGCGAAGCGGCTGCGCACCACGCCGGGATGCATGGCGTGCACGACGAGGCGCGCGGCGTCCACGCGCGCGGCCAGCGTGCGGGTGAACCAGAGGTTGTACAGCTTGGAGTTGGCGTAGGCGCGCCAGCCGCGATATCCCTCACGGAGCTGCCAGTCGGACGGATTCACCGAGGCGCGACGATGCGCACGGCTCGACACATTGATGACGCGCGCCGGCAAACCGGGCATGGCGGCCGCGGCCAGATTGGGCAGCAGCGCCAGGCTGAGCGTCATGTATGCCAGATGATTGAGCGCGAAGGTGCGCTCCACACCGTCGGCCGTGTCCTCGCGGTCGAGGAAGAGGGCGCCGGCGTTGTTGGCGAGGACGTGAATGCGTGGGTGCCGCGTCGCCAGATCGCGCGCGAGGTCAAGCGTGGCGTCGCGCCGCGAGAGATCGGCAATGGCCCAGTGCACCTGGCGGTTGCCCGTCGCGCTCATGATGGCCCGCGCGGCGGCGACGGTCTTGGCCTCGTTGCGACCCACCATGACCACCGTGGCCCGCGCCGCGGCCCAGGCGCTGGCGGCGGCACGGCCAATGCCATCACTGGATCCGGTCACGATCACCGTCTTGCCCGCGAAGTCCATGGCGAACAGTTAGCGGGCCGGGGCCACAAACCAAAGGGGCGACCGCCACCGTGGTGACGGACGCCCCCGTGACGGCAAGCGGTCGACGAATGCCGGTCAGTTGGCGGTGGCCAGAATGGAGATCGGTCCCACCGACCCGGCGGTGGCCGTGGCGGTTTGCAGGCCGGTCTGAGGCCCAAGCGTCCAGCGTACCGTGACTTCGCCCAGCGCGTTGGTGACCGCCGAGGCCGGGGACAGCGACCCGCCGCCGGAACCAATGGCCAGCGCGACGGTCTGGCCCGGAATTGGCACGTTACCGGGGCCCACGACGCGCAGCACCAGCGAGACCGGCAGGGCGGAACTGGGCTTCGCGGTCTGGTTGTTGCCCTGTGCGATCAGAAGATCGGTGGGGAGCACCCCGAGGGCACCGATGCTGACCGGATCCACGCCTGGTGCACTCCCGACCAGCGTCTGCACCTGCGACGCCGGGCCAAGCGTCCACTTGGCCTTGACCTCGCCATTCGCGTCGCTGATGGCAGTGGCCGGGTCTACCGCACCGCCGCCGGCCAGGACGTTGAAGCTGATCGGGACCTTGGGCATGGGCGCGCCGTCGGTGCCAATGACGCGGAGCACCACGGGCAGCGGCAGGGCGGCGCCGGCCGCGGCCTGCTGCAGGTGACCCTGCACGATCGTCAGGCGCGAGGCCGTGACGGGTGCGGTGGCTTCCGTACAGCCGGCAAAACCCAGGAGTGCCGGGACGGCCGTGAGCAGGGCGGCAAGCAGAAATTGTGGACGAGCGGAACGCATGGCAAAGACGGTCAGGGAACTCCTCTCCATTGATCAAGTGTCGGCAACTGGCTGCCAGAAGTTGAGCGTTCCGGGTATGGGCGGGTGCAAGGGCTTGTGGACGAACGGACCAGCGCCACGCCGCGTCCCCGCCTAGATTCCAAGGGTCATGACTGTCACGCCTCTTCACGCTCCCAGACCGGCCCGTCCCAGTGAGGACACGCCGGCCCCGCGCTGGCCCTCAGGGCTCGCGCCCGATGTGCCTCCCCAGCGCAACCCTGGGACTGCACTGGACCTGGCTCTGGTGCGCGGCACCCGCGTCAATCGCAGCGCCGTCGAACGGCGCGTGGCCACCTTGCCCGCGCGGCGCACCGTCAAGAAGCAGTGGCAGGCCGCCTGGCTGCTGCGCGCCATCTCGTGCATGGATCTCACCACCCTCTCGGGTGACGACACGGCGGGCAATGTGCGCCGCCTCTGCGCCAAGGCGCGCCGGCCGCTGCGCGGGGACCTGGTCGACGCCCTGGGTATCGGCGATCTGCACCTCACGGTGGGCGCGGTGTGTGTGTATCACCAGTACGTGGCCACGGCCGTCGAGGCCCTGCGCGGCAGCGGCATACCCGTGGCGGCGGTGAGTACCGGCTTCCCTGCCGGTCTCTCGCCCTTCGAGCAACGTCTCGCTGAAATTCACGCCAGTGTCGCGGCGGGCGCCACGGAAATCGATGTGGTCATCACGCGTGCGCATGTGCTCACCGGCAACTGGTCGGCGTTGTACGACGAGGTGCGCGCGTTCCGTGAGGCCTGCGGTGAGGCGCATCTCAAGACCATTCTGGGCGTGGGCGAACTCGCGACGCTCACCAACGTGGCGCGAGCCAGTCTGGTGTCGATGATGGCAGGCTCCGACTTCATCAAGACCAGCACGGGCAAGGAAACGTCCAACGCGACGTTGCCGGTGGGCCTCGTCATGGCGCGCATGATTCGCGATTTCGGCGAACGCACGGGGCACGAGGTGGGCTTCAAGCCGGCCGGTGGCATTCGCACGGCCAAACAGGCGCTCGACTGGCTCATCCTCATGAAGGAAGAGCTCGGGGAGCGCTGGTTGCGTCCGCACCTGTTCCGATTTGGTGCCAGCGGACTGCTGACCGATGTCGAGCGGCAGCTCGAACACTACGCCACGGGTCGCTATGCGGCGGCCTATCGTCAACCGATGGTTTGAGGCGCATGGCGACGACATCAAAGCCCAGCAGTGAAACTCTGCGCGACGCGTTCGAGCGCATGAGCTACGGACCGGCGCCGGAAGCCGATGCGCCCGTGCGGGCGTGGATTGCCGAGCATGGTGGCCGCTTCGGTCATTACATCAACGGACAGTGGGTGGACGCGGCCGCGCACTTTGCCGTACACGATCCGTCCACCGGTACTGAGCTGGCCCAGGTGGCGCAGGGGGCGGCCACTGATGTAGACGCGGCAGTGGCTGCGGCACGCGCCGCGCTGCCCGCGTGGCAGGCGCTCGGCGATCACGCACGCGCGCGCTGGCTCTACGCGTTGGCCCGCGGCATTCAGAAGCACGCGCGGCATTTTGCGGTGCTCGAGTCGCTTGACAATGGCAAGCCCATTCGTGAAACGCGCGACATCGACATCCCGCTGGTGGCGCGGCATTTCTATCACCACGCCGGCTGGGCGCAGCTGCTCAACACGGAGTTTCCCGGGCAGCACGCCTATGGTGTGGTGGGGCAGATCATCCCGTGGAACTTCCCGCTGCTCATGCTGGCGTGGAAAGTCGCGCCCGCGCTGGCCGCCGGGAACACGGTCGTGCTGAAGCCCGCCGAGTTCACACCGCTGACGGCCATTCGATTTGCCGAGCTGTGTCATGACATCGGCTTGCCGGCCGGCGTGTTCAATCTCGTGACGGGTGATGGCAGCACGGGCGCCGCGCTGGTCGATCATCCGGACGTGGACAAGATCGCGTTCACGGGCAGCACGGAAGTGGGCCGCGCCATTCGTGTGGCCACGGCCGGCAGTGGCAAAGGGCTCTCGCTCGAACTGGGTGGCAAGAGTCCTTTCATTGTGTTTGAAGACGCGGATCTCGACAGCGTCGTCGAAGGCGTTGTTGATGCCATCTGGTTCAATCAGGGTCAGGTGTGCTGCGCAGGCTCGCGCTTGCTGGTGCAGGAGGGTGTGGCCGATCGCCTCGTGGCCAAGCTGCGCGAGCGCATGGAGCGCCTGCGTGTGGGCACGCCGCTCGACAAGGGCGTGGACATGGGCGCCATTGTCGCGCCGGTGCAGCTCGATCGCATTCGCGCGCTGTGTCAGCAGGGCATCGATGAGGGCGCCACGTGCTGGCAGCCCTCGTGGGCGTCGACGCTGTCGCAGGCTGCGGGGTCGTTTCATCCGCCCACGCTCTTCACCGACGTTGAGCCATCGAGCACCATCGCGCAGGTCGAGATCTTCGGCCCCGTGCTGGTCACGCATACGTTCCGCACGCCGGCCGAGGCCGTGGCGCTGGCCAACAACACGCCCTATGGCCTGGCCGCGAGTGTGTGGAGCGAGAACATCAATCTCGCGCTCGATGTGGCGCCCAAGCTGCAGTGCGGCGTGGTGTGGGTGAACAGCACCAACCTCTTCGACGCGGCGGCCGGCTTTGGTGGCTACCGCGAGTCGGGATTTGGTCGCGAAGGCGGACGCGAAGGCCTGTGGGAGTATCTCAAGCCCATTCGCGCGCACGAAGCGTCGCCGCTGCCGGTCATCGATGTGGCGGTTGTACTCGATGAAGGTTCGTCCGCGGCGAACAACGGGTCGGCG
The nucleotide sequence above comes from Gemmatimonas sp. UBA7669. Encoded proteins:
- a CDS encoding translocation/assembly module TamB domain-containing protein, with product MAMTPRQRRFWWVAGIVLALGAGVVVGAYGVLNTARGRKWLAGTLSKQGSAVFGGRGALRIGVLRRIGPGGVEADDVVLVDTAGVPVLTAAKLRASVGWMGLLDKRIHLPSVQLSGVRLMLRQDRAGTPWNIAYLLAGDTTPPVPKTGPAFGDDVRIGALTLADGEITTVAPWAPHPVFTGTARDSVIAVRDSLHDLTQAPDGTWFERRVITLAQLRAHDLVIIDPLKRPSSLVLDTLAGAISDPPVTLRQAQGRVTWTSDSLMFDLARVALPASTARARGTVAWNQPGPVRYAATVHAEAGLSDLTWIWDALPTVGRGSAVVRLRTLADANDAEYLLDSLRVESEGSLVSGRVGVTVRPAQLLLHSTDLTFAPLTDALARRLSYDALPAEVRGAFRGQFVAEQGGPLNALQVDRLDLRFTDASVAGGGAESRLSLRGLIGVGVEPRAAGLVVDTVVMDLRSVRALVPDAPAVDGRIAGALRLRTADLSRADAESFALQWTDAAGNVSVVRGRGEASYGRTPVTVDGLLTFEPLSLDALARLDSTLTVRRPLSGQVAVRGPLDSLMWRAALLPSPTLPEGWPLFAGVERDSAWRAIPGALVAAGTGGVLDTAWHADARVLLDALDARRWLERDDVPSTGIGGEVRVVARGSLPADTTQVSQVTGRVEAQLAQAAATDRPALSLLASLAADERRVVVDSANLLLGTRAAGLRLDAHGALGRDSTASDTLLYNLRVDSLAIVGGDLRRLAAMLAPMDSALAGSLRRVAEDTLRGDASVSGHVAGNLMLADANAAVGGRDLQVGAVHVGRLFGSARAVDVFNKPAFEGAASADDVTGIGAARVQSANFRVAAATLDSGQLVLDVSTVDDAHLVVRGGYVAQTSGTAISLDSIRLSYDSVTWREARPATVLLDSLRVALSPLELRSNGKGVLAVEADVPREGGIRGLLRLEDFPAGEVSALLAGTPPANGTVTGEASLGGTRQAPTITWSVAATDLGMEGTVLPVVTSRGNYADQRLRAEALVRDTLGGTLRVDGTLPMDLRLVSVEKRLLSDVVDGRLVADSLQLGALALRVDGVRGLRGSLSGELALGGTFDAPSARGTMRLTGGAATLDALGISPQDGEAVLRAAGDSLIIETLRLRSGGPRDTVGIVGSLRFPPKDSALVDLRVTASNFAASRQRDGTDLDLSADARVRGKLLHPQVSGRVYVPRANLVIDPLGARTALDLSSASARALLGADEVPVAQSAAASLAALGELLTVSDARVELGNDVWVQTPEARVKLSGGLDIMMRGQELALDGEILANRGQYRLDLGVVSRSFTVDSGRVRFFANSDIPPTLDITATNTVRVAGSNDVPVRVHIGGNLEDPVLTLTSSDPLYASAPESEIISLLIFGAPTFALDGQSQSTVRAVTGVLLPSAAGRLVEGALQQLLPGGFNTIQVTTAGGQTQGELNPMTLLDNLSISAGKQLGERTFLRINTGLCRGASQATTRGASPWIGVAAEYRITRTLMGQVGVDPGAAPCTRLGGDVLPRMQFGFDLFREWIW
- a CDS encoding SDR family NAD(P)-dependent oxidoreductase — encoded protein: MDFAGKTVIVTGSSDGIGRAAASAWAAARATVVMVGRNEAKTVAAARAIMSATGNRQVHWAIADLSRRDATLDLARDLATRHPRIHVLANNAGALFLDREDTADGVERTFALNHLAYMTLSLALLPNLAAAAMPGLPARVINVSSRAHRRASVNPSDWQLREGYRGWRAYANSKLYNLWFTRTLAARVDAARLVVHAMHPGVVRSRFATNNGAMGRVQRQIMNLVSVSPEQGADTLLWLSHAADAATSTGDYWVTRQRLSISRLARRDDLATQLWNASLPLTGLRAHEIDENLALLAPAAPLST
- the deoC gene encoding deoxyribose-phosphate aldolase — protein: MTVTPLHAPRPARPSEDTPAPRWPSGLAPDVPPQRNPGTALDLALVRGTRVNRSAVERRVATLPARRTVKKQWQAAWLLRAISCMDLTTLSGDDTAGNVRRLCAKARRPLRGDLVDALGIGDLHLTVGAVCVYHQYVATAVEALRGSGIPVAAVSTGFPAGLSPFEQRLAEIHASVAAGATEIDVVITRAHVLTGNWSALYDEVRAFREACGEAHLKTILGVGELATLTNVARASLVSMMAGSDFIKTSTGKETSNATLPVGLVMARMIRDFGERTGHEVGFKPAGGIRTAKQALDWLILMKEELGERWLRPHLFRFGASGLLTDVERQLEHYATGRYAAAYRQPMV
- a CDS encoding aldehyde dehydrogenase family protein, whose translation is MATTSKPSSETLRDAFERMSYGPAPEADAPVRAWIAEHGGRFGHYINGQWVDAAAHFAVHDPSTGTELAQVAQGAATDVDAAVAAARAALPAWQALGDHARARWLYALARGIQKHARHFAVLESLDNGKPIRETRDIDIPLVARHFYHHAGWAQLLNTEFPGQHAYGVVGQIIPWNFPLLMLAWKVAPALAAGNTVVLKPAEFTPLTAIRFAELCHDIGLPAGVFNLVTGDGSTGAALVDHPDVDKIAFTGSTEVGRAIRVATAGSGKGLSLELGGKSPFIVFEDADLDSVVEGVVDAIWFNQGQVCCAGSRLLVQEGVADRLVAKLRERMERLRVGTPLDKGVDMGAIVAPVQLDRIRALCQQGIDEGATCWQPSWASTLSQAAGSFHPPTLFTDVEPSSTIAQVEIFGPVLVTHTFRTPAEAVALANNTPYGLAASVWSENINLALDVAPKLQCGVVWVNSTNLFDAAAGFGGYRESGFGREGGREGLWEYLKPIRAHEASPLPVIDVAVVLDEGSSAANNGSAPEMPAIDRTPKLFIGGKQTRPDSGYTLTVRSLSGVPVGEVGEGNRKDLRNAVEAAHAASGWAKLTGHQRAQILYYIAENLSARATEFAERIVSMTGDTLSAGEAEVNASISRLFTYAAWADKHDGAVHDVPLRGVALAMHEPIGVVGTVCPDPYPLLGLVSLVAPLLATGNRVVAVPSARFPLAATDFYSVLETSDVPGGVVNLVTGDRDALARTLADHDDVQALWYFGSQQGAAAVERASAANLKRTWTEWTGREWLDPRVGEGREFLRRAVQVKNIWIPYGE